The following proteins are co-located in the Trichomycterus rosablanca isolate fTriRos1 chromosome 14, fTriRos1.hap1, whole genome shotgun sequence genome:
- the LOC134326823 gene encoding zinc finger protein ZFP2-like, translated as HQRIHTGEKPYHCSECGKNFIKQSHLQQHQRIHTGEKPYHCSECEKSFTMQGNLKQHQRIHTGEKPYHCSECGKNFIKQSHLQQHQRIHTGEKPYHCSECGMSFTTQGNLKQHQRIHTGEKPYHCSECGMSFTTQGNLKQHQRIHTEEKPYHCLECGSSFSYQNTLQKHQRIHTEEKPYHCSVCGKSFTQQGHLQNHQRRIHTGEKPYNCTECGKSFTQSSALKVHQRIHTGEKPYHCSECGNSFAEHGTLQKHQRIHTG; from the exons caccagcgcattcacacaggagagaagccatatcactgttcagagtgtgggaagaattttattaagcagagtcatctccaacaacaccagcgtattcacacaggagagaagccatatcactgctcagagtgtgaaaagagttttactatgcagggtaatctcaaacaacaccagcgcattcacacaggagagaagccatatcactgttcagagtgtgggaagaattttattaagcagagtcatctccaacaacaccagcgtattcacacaggagagaagccatatcactgctcagagtgtgggatgagttttactacgcagggtaatctcaaacaacaccagcgcattcacacaggagagaagccatatcactgctcagagtgtgggatgagttttactacgcagggtaatctcaaacaacaccagcgcattcacacagaagaaaagccatatcactgcttagagtgtggaagcAGTTTCTCTTATCAGAATAcgcttcaaaaacaccagcgcattcacacagaagagaagccatatcactgctcagtgtgtggaaaaagttttactcaACAGGGTCACCTTCAAAatcaccagcgt cgtattcacacaggagagaaaccgtataactgcactgagtgtggaaagagttttactcaaagtagtgcccttaaagtacaccagcgtattcacacaggagagaaaccctatcactgctcagagtgtggaaacagttttgctgaacatggtacccttcaaaaacaccagcgtattcacacagga